CCCCCCTCAACCAGGGGTGTATCCAGGGCGTCAAGCATGAGCTCACTGTCTGCTCACAGCATCAAAACGTCAGAGGAGAGTTCTGCGAAAGAACAAAGCCAAGGTATAATTAATGAGACCCCACAGATTACAGGTAATAtgttttctgttcctgtttctgttatatctgaatgatgtttttgtgtgttcttgGCTACCACAGACACACCTGAGAGTTCAGATTCAGGCTTGGCTGCCCCTCAGGAGTCCAGCAGCCAGGagcctccccctcttcctcctcctcctcccacagaGGAGCCACAGAGCCAGATCATGTCCAGTCTACGTCTGGAGaaccagctgctgcacagtgagGTGGCCTCCCTCAACCGGGAGATGGCTTCAGTCATCCAGAGAGCAAAAGACTTACAGGATGGTAAGAGATGAGACAAGATAGGACAATGATGGCCTACATTTCTGTACCTCTCCCTCTGTATTGATGAAGTGGTTTTCTTCTCATGTAGAACTGAACCAGACGCGTCTCCGTGCTGACAAATGGAACTCAGAGCAGTCTCAGACTGACCGGATGTTACGGGAACTTCGGTCACATGTTGATGACCTGACAGAAGCCCTTTCCGCCAAAGACAGTCAACTCGCAGTCCTGAAAATCAGACTCGATGAAGCCGATCAGCTGCTGAAGTCCCGCAGCGCTGCGTTAGATGAGGCCCAGAAGGAAAAGTCAAGGTACGCTCCTGTGAACACCTTTTGAAGTAGAGATCAGATCCAGCTTTTCACGAGTTGGTTTAGATATTATTTTCCTTGTTGGGTTTTTAGAATTATGCAAGACCTCACAGAAGGGAGCAGCATGCAGTCCCAAGCTCTTGAAACGATACAGGCGAGGCTGCGAGAGGCTGAAACAGCTCTCAGGAGGGAACAGGACAGCTACAGGCAGATGCAGGTGCACATGATGCCGTTCATCTTTCTGTGTATACGATAGTTAGGTCTTGGCTACAAACATAGAAATTTTTGGACTCCTCTTCTAAATTCTTCTGTTCTTGTGCAGAGTGAGTATTCTGCCCGCCTGTCCAAAGTGGAGGCTGAGAGGCAGACCCTCGCAGAGGtggtggctgcagcagagcggcgaggtggagaggagaagcTCAGGGTTGATGACCTCCAACAGCAGATGAAAAGTGccaaagctgcagctgagacgGCCAAACAGGAGTTACAGGACTACAAGCACAAAGCTTCGCGCATCCTTCAAGTAagacttgctgtttttttcacacGAAGCATCGGCATTTATTAAACAGTTACCATcgtttcatgtgttttcctgttttttctgtaatttttcCACTCTGCCTCTCATTTTTTTAGTCGGCCTCTTCTGATACGCTTAAGCTGTAACGTGCTTTGATCATGTTTTAAATCGTCTTGTAGTCCAAAGAGAAGTTGATCAGCAGTCTGAAGGAGGGATCTGGTCTGGACACTCTGGACGGCAGTGGGGCCATggctctggagctggaggatcTGCGTCATGAGAAGGaactgcagagggaggagatccAAAAACTACAGGGGCAAGTGCACTCGCTTCGGACAGAAATACAGGTGAGATGCTGTGATTGGCAGAAAGGATGAGCAGAGGAGGTGTAGATCCAAAGTAATCTGATACTGTATTGATCCCTGTGTGAAAAATCCTGGTTGATGGCTCCACTGGGAGGTTTGTAAATGTGCCTGTCTGCGTGATGTGAGGTGCTGTGTACCATCACATCATGTTTgtagtctgtctgtgtcagtagcttgtttttttgtatATAGCTGCTGCATCTGCAGCTGGAGTGTTATTGATTGAGCTGGACAgggtgaaaaatgtttttctctcccagGATTTGGAGAATCAGGTgctgacagaggcagagacatgGCGGGAGCAGCAGGTGCAGTTTGAGGAGCAACTGGCCGTGCAGAACAGAGCtaagcaggaggtggaggctgaggTGGAGCGCTACAAGCaggtgagaagagagagaggatttCTTGAAATGGTAGCTGTAGAAAAATACAAACtgtcactgacttgtttttccTAACTacattaataatttatcatAGGAGCTGCAGTACTTAGAGGAAGAGCAACATCGAGCCAAAGCTACTCTGCAGAGCAGAATCAAGGACCGGGAAGACGAAATTCAAAAACTCAGGAATCAGGTCAGTCACTTTCTAATTATTCAGGGCTCGTTATGGGACAGAAAGACGCACGGCACACGAGAAACGCTTATAAATTCACCCGTTTGACAAACAGCCTTGATGATGTGCTCTTCCAGCTGACCAACAAGACAATTAGCAACAGCCAAACAGAGCTGGAGAATCGTCTCCACCAGCTGACGGAGACCCTGATCCAGAAGCAGACGATGCTGGAGGCTCTGGGCACAGAAAAAAGCTCCCTGGTCTTCCAGCTGGAGcgtctggagcagcagctgaagaacgctcagggaggagagagtggaggtCCAGCCATCAACATGAGCGGTCTGGAAGGACCAGGTAGGAGACGTTTGGATGAGGCTCACAGGGTTTTGTATTTAAAACGCAGATGATTctacattttatatatatacatttctataaatgccaaaacaacacatttctaaacagacatgcttttgttttgtctttctgtggttCATTCAGCTTAGTAGTTCTCCAGATTTCATGACTCGTTTTGtgcctgttgtgttttcagtggcacGACAAAGAAACGCACCAATCCTTTTCAGTGATCACGACAGTCCGGGGGTGTACGGCAAAGTACGCAAGGCAGCCAGCACCATCGACCGTTTCAGGTAAGGTTTCGCTGCAGtgttcctctttctccctcctcatcaTGACTATAATTCCACTATTTTCCTGCGTGAGACGTGATCCTCAAGTGTTGTCATTTCAGCATCAGATTGGGCATCTTCTTACGGCGCTACCCTATGGCCAGAGTTTTCGTTATCCTGTACATGGTGAGTGTttggaaaatgttgtttttccatgtttgaataCTGTTTAATCAAAGAAATTCACATGTCAACTTCTGTTTACAGGCGGTACTGCACTTATGGGTCATGATTGTTCTCCTGACGTACACACCAGAAATGCACCACGGTCATCCCGATGGACGATAGGACGCTTGGATTTTGCAGTTGGGTGTTAAAAGATGTTTGTTCTACGGCCTTCAGTGTAAGGATGACAACACAAGCTGCTAGAATATGGGCTCCTGGTCCTTACTCTCTCCATTTTGCACAGAAATGCGACAAATTCAAGACATTTCCTCTGACTTactctttttctgtttccacCTGAAGATTGGTAGCTGACAGCTGCATTGAGTTTTAAAATTATTACAAAGGGAGAGGTTTATTGTACTGGTGGACTGCTGAAAGGACATGAAATCAAACATGATCTCACATCTGTTTTTCACATCATCTGCTTTCAGACCTCTGTTCTCTTGAGAGATTGTATTTAACACTATGTAAAAAAGAATCTTTTAATAAACGAGTTAGAAGAAACAACACAGCTGGACCCTTTTCTGAAAGATGATCTGAGCCACAAAACAAGGTAAAGGGGAACTTCACCAGTTTTTCACATAGAAgccagtttattattatttttattgttgcattgtgggtaagaTTTGCATCTGGACAGTCATGATTCATAACTAACACAACTTCAGACACTCAAAGCTGCCCTAACAAACATCACTGACATGTCCTTCCATGTAGTAAATATGTTAAAACAGCTTACTTCTTAAGACCTTTGTGTAGTACAATGTAAATAACTTAAATATAATACATGCAATAAAATAAGACTTACAATTTATTTACTACATAAACATTAGTAAGTGTTTATTTCAGTGACATCCTGCTAATACCAGAAAACTGAATTGTTCCTCAGAACAAAGTTAAttttaagtacagtgttttagAACAACGTTTCTCATTGGTGACAATGTATGTCCTGCTTTTATAACCTCATCTAAATACAAACACGTCTGTGTGAGTCAAAATTAACACGATTTACATCAGGCTCTACAATTACCCTCATTGAGCACTGCCAAAGTAATTTAATGCTTACCATGTAATTTTTTTCCCTGGGTTTAACCTGTCAGGCAGCCCTTACCCAGGATCCCCAGCAAGCTCGACAGCTCACCTTGCGATAGTCCCATGTAAATTGTCCAGGGTTCGGGTAGTGTTTGGAATTGAGAACTGGAAATTAGAGAGAGGTCATAATCTTAGTGGAAGATCTTCCTGACAAGCGAAACTCAGGGCGAAGAAATCTTCTGCATTAACTTTCCCGGTCACAGGCCACGATGAACACAGGAAAACCTGATACCCTCCAGGTCCCGCCTGTCCGCCCTGCTACGAAATTCTTCTTCCTTATTGGCTGTGAGAATTCGCCCCCCGTTCGCTATTGGCtcaaatctctctctttcatttccgCCCGCTGTCTGCAGAGAACACGCAGGGCAATGATGGCGGCGCTCAGTGTGGCCCGAAGCAGCTGCGGGCTGTTGAACGGGTTGAGGGCATCTTTCAGGAGTTTAGCGCCGGTGAAAAATGGCGCAGTCGCCGCCGCAGTGCCGCAGACGAACCTTGCACGGGACTGTCGCTGGTACTGTGTCAGCCACCTGTCCGTCAAGGAGAGGATTGACAAGAAACGGAAGGCGGCGCTCGTCGGGGGAGGTCAGAAGAGAATAGATGCTCAACACAAAAGGGTAAAGTTAGCTAACAgtgactttctgtctttttatgctAACTTGATTTTACGCTAGCAGGTGTCCGTAACGTGAAGCTGTAAATACACAGAGAGCTGGAGTAGTCGTGTAAAATGTCTGTCTCAAGGGCTCTAAATCAATGATTGCTGCTTGAGTGTTTATCTTTCTCCTCACACACTTTTAAGTGACCTTTAAATCCAACTTTCTAGCCCGCCGAGGGTTAGCTGTTACCGGGTAACCCATCTTGCTGAGCTccagtgcccttgagcaaatCCTGCCCACTCCAGGAAGAAGGTTTAGTTGGCAGGTTTAATGTCGATAATCCAAAACTATTCCCACAGGCACAGATTTCCACTGTCCAGTGTGTCTGACGCTCAGGCTTTCCATACTGTGACATATTACAGTGTGACAGTCATGTTTATGGGCTCTGATTTTCTGTCTTAAGTTAACTTGACAGCtgatgtttttcctgttttgctcAGTGAAATCCATGAATGTAGTGAGTGCACTATAGAAGTAGGTGATAAAACTATGTAGACATACGTAATTTGGTATTATTTTATCAAAAATATAtatggtgatgtcatcagattTGCACGAAAACGGTGGAGAAATCATTTCAGGTTATAAAAACAGTATCCAGTACTGTTTTTGGCTAATCCAGCAAATTAAACAACTGgaaaaactcattaaaaaaaagtgatgatGGTGCACAACGTTGGTCACAGTGACCAACGCAACCAGAGATATTAAAAGGTCAGCATCTGCACGGTTGATAAATTTGTGCTGCGTCATGGTTTGTATCTgcataacacacaaacacagtgttctttcatgtgtgtctctcttGAACTTGTGGTGTCTTGCCGTTATGTGTTGCAGGGTAAGCTGACAGCAAGGGAGCGAGTGGAGCTCCTGCTGGACCCCGACTCCTTCGTGGAGACGGACATGTTCGTGGAGCATCGCTGCTCCGACTTTGGCATGGAGCAGGACAGTAACAAGGTAAGAGGTCGCTCAACTCAGCGACATCATGCTTCACccgctgaggaggagaaagcgcTCCCTCTTCTGGGGTTTGAAATCTTTGTGGtcatgtctttgtctctggTTGTCGTAGTTCCCGGGTGACAGCGTGGTGACAGGCCGAGGCAGGATCAGTGGCCGGCTGGTGTATGTTTTCAGTCAGGTACGATGTGTGATTACGCTGTAAGAATCCTTCATAGTGTCAGTACACGGCAGCCTGTGTcatattctgtgtgtttctctcaggaCTTCACAGTGTTTGGTGGCAGTCTGTCAGGAGCTCACGCACAGAAGATCTGCAAGGTAAACAAATCTGAGATACTGACCGAGACCTCTGTGACCGTGTTTGTCGCCGCTGAGTGTCACTTCTTCCTGTGTGATCTCAGACTTTCCACACGCTCATTTAAACGTTCTGTGCTCAGATTATGGACCAGGCCATGACGGTCGGAGCTCCCGTCATCGGGCTGAACGACTCTGGAGGAGCTCGGATCCAGGAAGGAGTGGAGTCTCTGGCTGGATATGCAGATATATTCCTGGTTTGTAAAGAGCCTCTGCACATCACCGCTCTTTGACTGAAATCTTAATATCAAAATCCAACTCGtggagctgtgagtgtgtggctCGCACTGAAGGCACCTCACACTGATTGTTTTTAACATATTCCCGATGTTGGCTGGAGGGGTGTAAGGACGCCATAGATTaagaagtaaaaacaaaacttccTCCTTTTCCAGAGGAATGTGTTGGCCTCAGGAGTCATCCCTCAGATCTCCCTCATCATGGGTCCCTGTGCAGGAGGAGCTGTGTACTCCCCCGCCCTGACAGACTTCACCTTCATGGTGAAGGTAAGGAGCTTAATTTCACTTGTGCCACAGACAAATCAAacgtttcagtgtttttaaagtgttaGCATTCAGCTAATTTTAGCTAATTGTGGACACAAAAGTTGCAGTATAAATTAATCATGCAATTAAGTTTCCAAGATCGTATTCTCACACACTGTAGCCTgacatctgtgtgcatgtgtgtgtgtgtgtgtgtgtgtttaggacACGTCATACCTGTTCATCACAGGACCTGATGTCGTGAAGTCTGTTACCAACGAAGACGTGACTCAAGAGGAGCTCGGTGGAGCCAAAACTCACACCACCGTGTCTGGTGAGTTAGTCTGACTCTGAAAGCTTTTCATCACTCCTGACTTACTCGTTGTGCTTTGCTGAGGAGTTTTGTCGAATGTCTTCACTTCCAAACTCAAACTCAGGCTGCTGGAAACGTTCAGCGGTAGTAGCCAGCGGCTCTGTCGCATCCCAGCAGCCACATTTCTCAAACTTTGAGTATGTGAGAGGTGATCCAGGAtcacatcaacatcaacactgtgCAACAACTGTAAGAGACTCGAGTTGAAAGATTGTCTTCATGGTGTAAAAAGCGTCTCCTGTCCTGCCCTCAGGAGTGGCTCATGACGCGTTTGAGAATGACATCGAGGCCTTGCTCAAAATGCGAGAGTTCTTCAACTTCCTGCCGCTGAGCAATCAGGATCCCGCCCCCATCAGGGAGTGCCACGACCCTAGGTGACCAATCACCTTTACCTCCACTTTACAGAACAGCCAATCACCTCTTCATTCACCTCAGTCATCTGTTTCTACTCCAACTCATGTCTGATATCATGTTCTCTTTTCAGCGATCGTCTGGTGCCGTCATTGGACACCATCGTCCCGTTTGAGTCCACTAAAGCCTACGACATGCTGGACATCATTCACGcagtatgtgcacacacgcacgcacacacacaaacacatactaaTATGGGCAACATCATCATTTAATATCTGCAAGTAGTAAACCTTTCCTTTCATCATGTCTTCAGATAGCGGATGAGAGGGACTTCTTCGAGATCATGCCCAACTACGCCAAAAACATTGTGGTGGGATTCGCCCGCATGAACGGGCGCACTGTAGGCATCGTGGGTAACCAGCCAAAAGTGGCCTCCGGTAAGTAAGAAGAGGTAAATTATCAGAACCATTTGTGGATTAATAATCTCGTCTGGTGTGTCTTCAGTCTCCTTCATTTCTGTGTCATTCATCAGGTTGTCTGGACATCAACTCCTCAGTGAAGGGAGCCCGCTTTGTACGCTTCTGTGATGCTTTCAATATTCCCATCATCACCTTTGTGGATGTGCCGGGCTTCCTGCCAGGTATTCTTTGAAAGTCTCCGTGTGCGCACACACTcgctgcatttacacacacactcataattTATATTAGTCAAGTTTAGATGTTGACCTTCGATTCTCCAGTGAAtctacctgctgctgtgaataaTACAGGGAGCTGAATGTTTTTCCTGTTAAGGCTTGTGTACAGATGGAACAATCCACCTGCACAAAAAGCTGGAGATATTTTGCTTCCAGCTCAGGGAACGTAAATAAGAAGCTCACAGTTAGAGTAAATAGATTACAGATTACAGACAGTAACAGATGGCTAATCTGGCCACATTAttatctatacacacacaaggCAAAAACTGGATTCATTTACATGTAAACAGAAGTTTTCcttgcattaaaatgtcacatCTGTCACTTCACATCACACCCATTTTTCATAAGTGCTGTGATGGTGGTCAACAGGTACCGCTCAGGAGTACGGAGGCATCATCCGACACGGAGCCAAACTGCTGTATGCGTTTGCAGAGGCCACCGTCCCGAAAATCACCGTCATCACcagaaaggtgtgtgtgaacaaaACCATGAGGCTGATCTGGGACCAGTTTAACGATGTTACGGTACCAGTCAGGTGCTGCTTACCTTGACTGTGTCGGAGCTTTGATAagcacctgcagctcctcctgaagTAAAACTGATCAACGTCACAAAATTGTTCATATGCAGATTTAGACCAACTTCCTGAATTTTTCTGAAAAATGCTGCCTGCTCTTCAATGCAGGgttatttttcatgttaaatttaaaaaaaatatgtgggTGTCCTTCAGGTGTGCAGGGTTACAGAAGTAATGTTATAGTACAGGTATAAAAACGAATGGGTAAAAAGGCAGAACAAATGTTGTACACTGTGTACATACATATGAaatgtgacgtgtgtgtgtgtgtgtgtccatgtattactcatgttgtggggacataaatctgtttacacagtcacatagTGGTGACAAAatccccacaatgtaaatcattaaattttagggtgaagactggggttaaggttaaggtaagacaagtagtggttatggttagtctccaggaaatgatttaatctatgtaatgtccccaaaagtgatgaaaacataccgtgtgtgtgtgtgtgtgtgtgtgtgtgtgtgtgtgtgtgtgtgtgtgtgtgtgtgtgttttccaggctTATGGAGGAGCCTACGACGTGATGAGCTCCAAACACTTGAGAGGAGATGTGAACTACGCCTGGCCCACAGCTGAGGTCGCCGTCATGGGTGCTAAGGTACGAACACACcatgtgtttttcaggttttctctctctgtccgtcctcttTGATTCGACGGCGTGTtgatctgtttctcttcctgctgtctcaGGGTGCTGTGCAGATCATCTTCAGAGGGAAGGAGAACCAGGCCGAGGCAGAGGCCGAGTACGTGGAGAAGTTTGCCAACCCTTTCCCAGCCGCTGTCAGAGGTGAGCTCTCTCGCTTCTCGCTCTCATCCACACTTAAACAAATTCAAACAGTACCGACGCATTAGACGCTTTCTCACCGGCCAAACGCTTGTTTTCAGGCTTTGTGGACGACATCATCGAGCCGTCGGTCACTCGCAAGAGGATCTGCAGTGATCTGGAGGTGCTGGCCAGCAAGAAGCAGGTCAACCCCTGGAAGAAACACGCCAACATTCCTCTGTGAAACGCAGGCGAGCCGTTTCCACATCAGCGCCATCTCGCTGTGGGATTCTCCTGACACTGACGTCACGCTCAGATGGACTGCGGTGGGACGCCGTGACGCCAGCGCGTGTATCTTTACATCTTTACCACTGATATGCAACATGTTAACAGGACGATCCCACACACGTTTTACCTGAACAGTGCActacagctgtcacacacacacacacacacatttaaggTCATCGTCACGTCAGCAGCGGCCATATTGGTCGCTGTTGTTGGTACGATTTAACATTTTGAGAACAAGACTGTGTCTGAAAGGGCAGATTATGTATCAGCGCTGAAAAAAACAGGCGACTGTCAACATGATGGTTTTAGTGGAAAATGCGAACATACTATAGTCTGATGTCACGTGAGCTCCCAAAGTTGTTCAAGTACTGTATGTAGTTCTGAAGGGTTCTGATTTGTGTAGTAGTTTGCTCTTTCAGACACACTCCCTGTGTTTCACGTCCTCCGTTAAGgtcaagaagaaaaaaaaaaaaaaaaaaaaaaaaaaaagtcacccTGACATCCTGGACCTGTGCCTTTCTCTGTCCGGCGGGCTCTGCTCTGCCGTTTGTAAAATAAATCATGGACTCAAAACAtgccttttgtttacttttagCAATGCGGTCGTTTCTATTTGTAGACAATTTAGTGTTTTTCAAAAGATAtgacagatatatatatatgtggaTGTAATCCCTGTAGTATTGGTTTTAAATTAATAAAGTGACATGGATTGAAATAAGGCAGTGATTTATCCACTGAtccactgtgtgtgagagaattCAAggtgcaaccctgattccaaaaaagctgccATACTAACACCATGTgatcgtctttttttttttttttttaacatatacacatttgtttttaactcATGAacatcactgatttttgtaaatatctgcttattctgggaaagatgtggaatgctccaaaaacacctgtttggatcattccacaggtaacaggtgacagtgtcATGATTGGATAAGGGGTGTTAGTGCACGAGCTCTGgaacacttcaggaaactgttgttggtaaacagCTTGTTTGCAGGTGATCGCAGTGTCCTACTTTTATGGAATCGTGGTTATATAACAAACTGAATTTGGACATTCACAAAGAATTAAGAacatttccttgttttgtttcagttcagCTGTGAAGTTCTTGATCTTAcaggaaaataaagtttgacaTCAGGTGCTGCTGAGATAAGTGAAGGATACTCGTGTCATTaacttcatctcacctcagaTGAATCCACAGGCTAATCTCTGCTATAATACTGGTTTTATTACATTCGATAAAACATCAGCTCAACGTTCACTGACCTgcttgttctggagctttcgacCTCATGAAGTCAACGTGGACGAGAAGAATAACAGGAGCTGAAAGTCATGGAAAGTTTGAACATCTGCAGTCTCATCACTGCTGAAGAAGATGATGTGAAAccactgaaagctccagaacgaGCGAGAAACTGAGCCTCAAGCCGAGGTGTTCAAATCAACTGTTTTAACGTGAAACAAAGGCGCACACGCAAACGCTGCTCCATAAATCGAttacagattttattttattaaaaagaaTTTAggttcacagaaaaaaaaaacaacaaaaaaacaaaacaaaaacaggctttttaGAGCATTTTAAGGGCGACTGATGTCAACTGCACTGCAGAAAAGATCCAATTGTCTCTGATATTTACAGGAGGACTGCAAGCCAGCCGAGGGGCAACGATTGATCGACAGACGGTGGGTGAACGACGATATGGCCGGAAACATTCgaaacacattcaaacaaaccTGTCAGACAGAGAACCATCACTGCACTGGATATGATAACGACAACTCTTGAATCAACACTCGAGGCATGTGTCCAAAACGCAACGTGACCTGACCTGTTTAAATGAACAAACCTAACAGATAATCTGCTGTAATACTGAACTGTGGAACGATTACAATCAGACCGTACGGCGCTTAAAAAGCCGCGATCCCACAGCGACGATCCGAGCCGACCGTTAGATATGAGCCACAGGTGTCGGGGGAGGGGCCGGAGTATACCGCAAGGATGTAGGCCACAGTTTGGCAACAAACAAGATACATATTCAAGAAAAACCTGTACAaacatcagacaaaaacaaaaacacactcgaTTTAAAACTTTAGTACTAAAGCTACAGAGTTCAAAATATgtttactgtctttttttttttaaaacttttaacTTCAAAAAGCCGTTTATTCGAGGGCGGGTGTGTGCAGAACATGTCCGAGATctgagggggtggggggcttCTGTccaaggggagggggggtgggttTGTGTGGCTTCCCCGTCAAATGACAACACTGGCTTAGCTTTGACGTCACACACGGACAGTTACATCACTTCCTCCAGGTCGGTCTGCTGCTGCCGACCTCGGCGGCGTGCGTGTACTCCAccgtcatcatcaccaccaacactttacacacacatcacacacaccagcaccaCCGCACACAAGGACTCGGatgagagaggggggggggggggggggtcggtgGGTGGTAACAAGAGCAAAGATATAGAACATTTAGTATTGAGATCCTCTCTATGTTGGATTTAACCAGACGGACTGAAGTGCGACACCAAAAgaagggggtggggtggggtagGGTAGGGTggagtggggtgggggggctgtaCAGAGTGTCACGCTGCTCTGTGCTGCCGATCGGGAGCAAACGACTGTACATCCGTGTGCCAGGGGGACCGTAAAAACTGCGAGTACTCATCGGCCGGCAGTCGGAGTGCCATCagagctaacaagctaaaccaacaggcaggagaggaagaagaggaggaggaagattaGGAGCATGACGGAGCTCTTGAGTATTCCGAACAAGACTCtggagaatattctggatcgtCGGCTTCGCGCTTCCAGGTGAGATCCAGCCGAGGCGGGATCCATCAGCAGCTGGGCCTGACAAACATCCCTCCATCACGTCttacagaaagagaaaagtacttcaacaatgtttttttcttcttcttaagaGTCTGATTGGCAGGTTATGAGGGTGTGACATCCCACCCCCCCCTCACGTGAGTTTACTCCTGATAAGGATCCTGAGCTCAGGATCTTCGCCTTTTCCCGGATCAGAACATGGGCATGCTGAAACCCTGGAACAACGGAGAGGAGAGCGACTGTTTAGGCAAGAAAACGTCCGGCTGCGACCCTGCAGGACGCAGCACGCCTCGCTATCTGCCACGGCGTCTTCTCTGGTGACCACAAGGGGGCGCCAGAGCCGAAAAGTTCAAATCTACGTAGGGTGGCTTTAAGATCTGACGTGAACAAGTCTAGTTGTAGTTTGAGTTACTGATTTAAACAAAGGGCTGCAACTAGCTAACGATGACGGTTACATTGTAGGTTAGCCTTCAGATCATTTTCTCAGTTAATCGTTTGGTCAGAAAATAATGGAGCTAACTCGCCAGAGCCTGATGTTACATCTTACAAGTattgaatacattttaaagaaacGCATTTCAGAGGCCGAAAGCTGAGAATTTTTACTTTTTCGatcaaaaaaatgcaaaatagccgcagattaattgactaatcaattaactgaCTACTCTGTTCATTTCTGGTTTTACATACCGACTCGTCCTCGATCATCGCTGCAGAGTCAAAGAAGTCCGGTCTTAATTCCGCTCTTTCACGTCTGTTCCTCGATGGCGGCTGGGAAGGACAAACG
This window of the Chaetodon auriga isolate fChaAug3 chromosome 14, fChaAug3.hap1, whole genome shotgun sequence genome carries:
- the golga5 gene encoding golgin subfamily A member 5, which produces MSWFADLAGKAEDFLNKVDQGAATALTKGQTRTSSFSSSYGGESTVKDEYNTAGYKTNAAVTHHTYASSGDAPSFISAAAGNIKRSNAALLAGTASVASSPSGSSSGAANSAKTSSGFVRPKKSEEHVDDDMLFDFLNSSDPPVSNRRDSRREPVKVAVPVTEAQNPTPPLSTTPHTIPSAPSTPPSTRGVSRASSMSSLSAHSIKTSEESSAKEQSQDTPESSDSGLAAPQESSSQEPPPLPPPPPTEEPQSQIMSSLRLENQLLHSEVASLNREMASVIQRAKDLQDELNQTRLRADKWNSEQSQTDRMLRELRSHVDDLTEALSAKDSQLAVLKIRLDEADQLLKSRSAALDEAQKEKSRIMQDLTEGSSMQSQALETIQARLREAETALRREQDSYRQMQSEYSARLSKVEAERQTLAEVVAAAERRGGEEKLRVDDLQQQMKSAKAAAETAKQELQDYKHKASRILQSKEKLISSLKEGSGLDTLDGSGAMALELEDLRHEKELQREEIQKLQGQVHSLRTEIQDLENQVLTEAETWREQQVQFEEQLAVQNRAKQEVEAEVERYKQELQYLEEEQHRAKATLQSRIKDREDEIQKLRNQLTNKTISNSQTELENRLHQLTETLIQKQTMLEALGTEKSSLVFQLERLEQQLKNAQGGESGGPAINMSGLEGPVARQRNAPILFSDHDSPGVYGKVRKAASTIDRFSIRLGIFLRRYPMARVFVILYMAVLHLWVMIVLLTYTPEMHHGHPDGR
- the pccb gene encoding propionyl-CoA carboxylase beta chain, mitochondrial; amino-acid sequence: MMAALSVARSSCGLLNGLRASFRSLAPVKNGAVAAAVPQTNLARDCRWYCVSHLSVKERIDKKRKAALVGGGQKRIDAQHKRGKLTARERVELLLDPDSFVETDMFVEHRCSDFGMEQDSNKFPGDSVVTGRGRISGRLVYVFSQDFTVFGGSLSGAHAQKICKIMDQAMTVGAPVIGLNDSGGARIQEGVESLAGYADIFLRNVLASGVIPQISLIMGPCAGGAVYSPALTDFTFMVKDTSYLFITGPDVVKSVTNEDVTQEELGGAKTHTTVSGVAHDAFENDIEALLKMREFFNFLPLSNQDPAPIRECHDPSDRLVPSLDTIVPFESTKAYDMLDIIHAIADERDFFEIMPNYAKNIVVGFARMNGRTVGIVGNQPKVASGCLDINSSVKGARFVRFCDAFNIPIITFVDVPGFLPGTAQEYGGIIRHGAKLLYAFAEATVPKITVITRKAYGGAYDVMSSKHLRGDVNYAWPTAEVAVMGAKGAVQIIFRGKENQAEAEAEYVEKFANPFPAAVRGFVDDIIEPSVTRKRICSDLEVLASKKQVNPWKKHANIPL